One genomic region from Anolis sagrei isolate rAnoSag1 chromosome 7, rAnoSag1.mat, whole genome shotgun sequence encodes:
- the PLAT gene encoding tissue-type plasminogen activator: MRMGQQFLLSLLLGAIVTLQCKELSVRSKRGTRGASPSRRVLCKDQTTQQVYQQRESWLRQANRHIEYCRCESRGIFCHTVPVEGCLKPRCFNGGRCQEPLYSSNLFICLCPPGFLGKHCEIDTKATCYQDAGETYRGMWSITETGANCLNWNNSALINKRHNARRPNAMVLGIGNHNYCRNPDKDHKPWCHSYKGRKYTWEHCSIPSCSDKKHTCFSGRGTDYRGGYSHTRSGATCLRWDSQIIAKKVYTALNINAQQLGLGSHNFCRNPDNDTQPWCHVLKGRQLKWEYCDVPVCSTCGLRRQQVAQFRIKGGLFSHIQSHPWQAAIFIRSRQADGFICGGILISSCWVLSAAHCLEQNTVTSRLKVVLGRTSRVKPENTEQVFQVEKFILHKEFAPSTFDNDIALLKLKSVSEECAEETESVRPACLPDPGLKLPEWTECEVSGYGKHEEFSAFFSERLKEGHVRLYPDNLCTPEQLHNRTVTENMLCAGDTRQLDDACKGDSGGPLVCLKDDRMILVGIVSWGVGCGKKDTPGVYTNVVRYLDWIQENTKA, from the exons GAGCTTTCCGTTCGCAGTAAACGAGGGACACGGGGAGCCTCACCATCAAGAAGAG TCTTATGCAAAGACCAGACGACTCAACAGGTGTATCAGCAGAGGGAGAGTTGGCTACGGCAAGCGAACCGACACATTGAATATTGTCGGTGTGAGAGCAGAGGCATCTTCTGCCACACAGTGCCTGTGGAAG GCTGTTTGAAGCCACGGTGTTTCAATGGAGGCCGCTGCCAAGAGCCATTATACTCATCTAACCTTTTCATCTGTTTGTGTCCCCCGGGCTTTTTGGGGAAACACTGTGAAATTG ACACCAAAGCTACTTGCTACCAGGATGCAGGAGAAACCTACCGTGGGATGTGGAGCATCACAGAGACAGGAGCCAACTGCTTAAACTGGAACAACAGCGCCTTGATCAATAAGCGGCACAACGCACGCCGGCCAAATGCCATGGTGCTGGGGATTGGCAACCATAACTATTGCCG gAACCCAGATAAGGACCACAAGCCCTGGTGCCACAGTTACAAAGGGAGAAAATATACCTGGGAACACTGCAGCATCCCTTCCTGCTCTGACA AAAAGCATACGTGTTTTTCTGGAAGGGGCACAGACTACAGAGGTGGGTACAGCCACACACGCTCGGGTGCCACTTGCCTGAGATGGGACTCCCAGATCATTGCCAAAAAAGTCTACACTGCTTTAAACATTAATGCACAGCAGCTCGGCCTTGGGAGCCACAACTTCTGCCG GAATCCTGACAATGACACCCAGCCATGGTGCCATGTTCTCAAGGGCAGGCAGCTCAAGTGGGAATATTGTGACGTACCAGTCTGTT CCACCTGTGGATTGAGAAGACAGCAAGTGGCCCAGTTCCGGATCAAAGGAGGCCTCTTCTCGCACATACAGTCCCACCCGTGGCAGGCGGCCATTTTCATCAGGTCCCGGCAAGCGGACGGCTTTATCTGTGGAGGGATTCTGATCAGTTCCTGCTGGGTCCTCTCAGCTGCCCACTGCTTAGAACAGAA CACTGTAACCAGCCGCCTCAAAGTTGTGTTGGGCAGGACTTCCCGAGTGAAGCCTGAAAATACCGAACAGGTGTTCCAAGTGGAGAAATTCATCTTGCATAAAGAGTTTGCTCCTTCAACGTTTGACAACGACATTG CACTGCTGAAGCTGAAATCCGTATCTGAAGAGTGTGCAGAAGAAACTGAGTCAGTTCGCCCAGCCTGCCTCCCTGATCCTGGGCTCAAGCTGCCCGAATGGACTGAATGTGAAGTCTCCGGTTACGGCAAACACGAGGAAT TTTCTGCTTTCTTCTCGGAGCGCCTGAAGGAAGGGCACGTGAGACTGTATCCAGACAACCTCTGCACACCCGAACAACTTCATAACAGGACTGTCACTGAGAACATGCTCTGTGCAGGAGACACCAGGCAGCTGGATGACGCCTGCAAG GGAGACTCTGGAGGCCCTCTGGTTTGCCTGAAAGATGACCGGATGATTCTCGTGGGGATCGTCAGTTGGGGAGTGGGCTGCGGGAAGAAAGATACCCCTGGCGTCTACACGAATGTGGTTCGCTATCTGGATTGGATTCAGGAGAACACAAAGGCCTGA